From Nomascus leucogenys isolate Asia chromosome 23, Asia_NLE_v1, whole genome shotgun sequence:
aaattttttgtttctgttttgcatTACATTCTATAGGTATATGTTTGGCATTCCTCCTCCACAATTCaatttattaaattcaaaatagTCTCAGGAGGACATGTAAAATCCATGAAACAGAAacttgcatttgcattttaacaaattataGATAGGCATTCAGTCTAAACATACATTCTCTAGACTAGCTATGTTTTATAGACATATTTGGAAAAGTCTTCATTAAGAAATTTCTGATTCCATCACAAGCCATCACTGGGGCAATTTCAAGTCTTTATATAACGAATGAGAAGAAAGTTACGCTTCCGTCAAGCAGCCAATATATGCCTCATTCTGCAGCAGGTAATCTAAGATAGATATAACAGAAGCAATATTAAGAATTAGCAGATATGCTAAGTGTAGTGGAAGGCATCTTCATTTTTGTTGTAATTACTGAGTCAGTATTTGGGGTTTTGGGGAATGGATTTATTGGACTTGTAAACTGCATTGACTGTGCCAAGAATAAGTTATCTACGATTGGCTTTATTCTCACCGGCTTAGCTATTTCAAGAATTTTTCTGATATGGATAATAATTACAGATGGATTTATAAAGATATTCTCTCCAGATATATATGCCTCCGGTAACCTAATTGAATATATTAGTTACTTTTGGGTAATTAGCAATCAATCAAGTATGTGGTTTGCCACCAGCCTCGGCATCTTCTATTTCCTGAAGATAGCAAATTTTTCCAACTACATATTTCTCTGGTTGAAGAGTAGAACAAATATGGTTCTTCCCTTTATGATAGTATTCTTACTTATTTCATTGTTACTTAATTTTGCACACATTGCGAAGATTCTTAATGATCATAAAATGAAGAATGACACAGTCTGGCATCTCAACTTATATAAAAGTGAATACTTTATTAAACAGGTTTTGCTAAATCTGGgagtcattttcttctttacactATCCCTAATTACATGTGTTTTGTTAATCATTTCCCTTTGGAGACACAACAGGCAGATGCAATCGAATGTGACAGGATTGAGAGACTCCAACACAGAAGCTCATGTGAAGGCAATGAAAGTTTTGGTAGCTTTCATCATCCTCTTTATCTTGTATTTTATAGGCATGGCCATAGAAATATCATATTTTACTGTGCCAGAAAACAAACTGCTGCTTATGTTTGGAATGACAACCACAGCCATCTATCCCTGGGGTCACTCATTTATCTTAATTCTAGGAAACAGCAAGCTAAAGCAAGCCTCTCTGAGGGTACTACAGCAATTGAAGTGctgtgagaaaaggaaaaatctcagAGTCACATAGACACCTTGGGGTGAAATGGATGTTCCATGAAAAGAATCCAGTGAATAAATCCTTGAAGATCTGTTTCATTGCACTGGATTCTTGCACTGTCTTTTTAACTGTGTCATTAAAGATCACTGAAATCTTCCATAATTGTTTTGACTACGTTTCAGGGAATCTCAGTCTTTGAGGAGATTTTAATCTCACATGCAAATTCAGTGGCTTAGTCAGCTTCTCCACCCTGCAACTTCTTTGTACAAACTTCCTAGAGGAAAACCATCAGCCTGGAGACTATTCACTGTAAAGATTATAATGGTGAGAATAAGCTCTAAAATAAGACTTCTTGTTGTGCTTTACCTGACTTTTCTGAAGCAAAGACACCCATTCTCCAAGaaaacccaaagaaaaaaaaaacaaagaaagaaagaaaattagatcaATCTTGACGTTTAGAACATGGAAGTGAGGAAGTGAGGACAGATGGTGGTGCTTCTTTTCAGtatgctattttaattatttaaagggtttttttttcattttttaaaacctaacaTCCTTTTTTACTGGTGTATGTTTGATGTGTAGCAAGTAGTGAGAGTAATAGATGTAGTTCTGTGAAATATAGCTAGGGAAACAAAAGTCTAGTTGAGGGAGATGGGatcaaaacactgatgaaataaatatagTCTTCAAAATCAGTGATTTGAGATAAGGCAGGTTATGAACCAATTAAAGTTGGGTAAAGATTTTTCTAGAAGCATAGATCCAAAGGCTGCAAGATTCAACACAGTCCCTGACCAAAGGACACAAGATGAACACAGGATAGAATCTGTGTGAATTATGAAATATTCTGTCTTAGGgcttcacatacacacacacacacacacacacatgcacacacacatgttcatGTACACAAACTTGCACTCACAGGCATGTTTCAAATTTTGAGTTTTAAAGTGAATTTTTGTGTCCAACCCAGGTTATAAACTCAGTGACTTACTTTGGCAACTTCCAAAAGTGCCTTGATCTCATACTTACGGCCTAATGAGTGGAATATTTCCAAATGTAAGGACTTAATTAATTTTCTATGTCAGGTTTccaaatcaatatttttatatttttaaactattgtgTTTAGAATGTACAGATAGTTAagagataacagaaaaaaaaaaacctactgctGCTGCCTATTTCAACAAAATATACCAGGTTGGCTTCTTTGAAATTATATTGTATAAAGAACTATGTTCTCTGTATAGATTATGTTGATTatgtaaaatttattcattttcccatgttttcaaaaattttttataataattgttttaagggGTGCATAATAACTCCCCTTGCAAATATGCAATGATATACTTAATGTTTATcatatcatttacatttaagttgtCTTCAGTTTTCCACTGTTAGAAATAAACATGAGTATTATAGAGCATGAATACTATTCATTCATATGAATACTATTTAAAAGCTAACTTGGCTAGATATTGAGGATGTAGTAGTGAACAAGACATcaatataatgaataatatattCTAATACAAAACAAATGAATAGCTAGCTAACTTAAACAATTATATTTATGATATTGGGAGAGAAAAACTATAGGATGCTGACCTGACCTGGTCATGGGAATGGATAAGATGTCACTGAGGTTAAGATGGTTTAATTTGATATCTAAATAATGCGTAGGAATAAGGTGGACAAAGGAGGAGAAATTTGGGGTGGGAAAGCATCATGTCGAGGTCTTGAAGCAAGAAGGAGTAGAGGGTATTCCAGAAACTAAAGGTCCAGTACAACTAGTATATAGAGAGAgcaatatgtaaattatttttaatgaaaattccaATGGGGAGAAATTTGATAAATTACTTGCATAACCGATAAACTGCTCTGTAGATACAGTAAACCTATATGTTAATAGTGAAAAAAATCCGTCTTGTTCCAGTCTCAAAATCAAacaggttattatttttaatgtcattacCTTGATTGCAAAAATATCTTTACTTCACATATATTTGATTACTAGTGAAGTTAAGCATTATTACAGGATTAACCAATAGCATATACTTTTTGGgaattattcatttgttttctccttaTTTGTTCATGTCTTATACTTTTTCTTACCAATTTTGTGACTACTTTATACATTAACACTATACCATATATGTGttatgattttttcttaatttgctgTTTAGTAAGTAACTTAGTTTGTAATGTTTGGGGAAATAGGTGGGTAGTTTACATGATCTCATAttgatttatgttttcttctgctaTTTTTGCCAATATTAGCTTATTTTTACTGATACCTGTTCCTTTCATCAAAAGCTCCATTTTGTACTATAAAATACAGTTTCATTTCATCTAAAATTagcaaacacaaaaatatataaagaagaaattaattatGCACATTTGCAGTACTCAACTAACCATTGTTAACATGTTTCTACATACATTGTAAAATAGATCTCAACATAGATAGATGACAGTTAGATAATAAGCATGTTacttaaaaaatctgttttgatTAGATTTATACATAAACTGGATGGCTAGGTTCTTTATCTGTggatgttgggattatagataatttttattttcttgtagtatATAATTTTCGATGCAATAATTTATgtcatatgaaaaatataataaaagatgaGGCATGTGAAAAAATATCTGTTTAGTAATACTTGCTTCGAGAaacaagggaaagagaaagaatcttCCCTAGCATTTGCACAGACTGCATAAACTCTATTTCTGTTATCTGCTGCCTTTGTAGCTCTGATTACCGACTTCGTTGTTTGTACTAACTTTCAATTACATTGGCTTGGTCCTCAcatgttttatgattttattttgaacTCAGTTTTATTAGAATATTATCTGTGGGAATTCTTTGAGGTCAGGTTTACAGCGACGTCTGCCAGAAAGAGTTTGACTTTGTAAAGGCTGACTGGGATCACTTCTAGTCTCAACTTCTTTAAGCTAAACTTTCCAGTTTGTAATGATTTAGGCTATATAGAATTTAACTTCTAGCCCCAAATACACATGATTGAAAGGCTATTATAACAAATTCTTAGAGCAACATTCCTCTTTCATTCGCCTTTACATTCCCCTTTCAATTCCCTGCCCTGGCTGACTGTTAAGTACTCCTACTTTAGCCTTTTGTTGGACgtatattatttttacatttgccTATTAAGGTTTTGCCTTTCAGAGATCTTGGCTTATTGATAGTATCCAATCTCACTTCTAACTTCGGAGAAGTCCAAGCCAGGTACCTTACCCAACATGCATATGGTCTTTTAAAACATAAGCATTGGCttatgaatggatgaagaaaatgctgTATATGTACACAGttgaatactatttagccataacagttttttttaaagaatcaaatgtcatttgcaacaacacgaaTGGAAAGGGAAGACATTATGGTacctgaaataagccagaaacaaaaaGTTAAGCGCCACATATTCTCGCTCATgtaaggaaactaaaaaaaagaagatctcAGAGAAGTAAAAAGAAGAGCAGAGtgtaccagaggctgggaagggtaggggtttgtaaaagtatacaaaatacagctagataggagaaataCGTTCTAGTGTTTTATAGGACTATAGGATGACTATAGCTAACAATAATACACAGTTTTAAATACCGGGAAGGAGGATTTTAATATTcccaacaaagaaatgataaacgttTAAGATGATAGATCTTCTAATTAACCTATCGAATCACTATACATTGTATGtttcaaaacatcactatgtacctgATAAATGTGTACAGTAATTATTATATAACGTAGGAAAACAGCCTATTGTGTAGAAAGAGTGATGCCATCCTGAAGCGAAACTACCACAATGACTGATGTTTAACTCCTGCATACCAATGTGTTCCGCAGCAGGTTCTTTAAACAATTCCTGTGACATAGAGAGCCCCTCATAAAGATGCTTATCTAACCTTTTTAATGTTCATAAGTTTTAGCAAGAGAGTCTGAGGTATGAAGAGCTGCACATGTTTTACCCAAAAAGCTTAATATATAAAGGATATTTTCTGGAGGGCGGGTGTGGGGATCCAATATCTTGCGGCCACCCAAAACGTTGCCTCTGTTTATAAGTTCCTATTAAatattgctttcttttaaaaaagattgtatatatatatgtataagatatatatgtataagatatacatatgtataagatatatatgtataagatatacatatgtataagatatatatgtataagatatacatatgtatgagatatatatgtataagatatatatttgtataagatatatatacatatataagatatatatatatatatatcttttgcagcaacttggatagacctagaggccattattctaagtgaagtaacacaggactggaaaaccaaaaactgtatgttctcagttataagtgggagctaagctatgagtgtACAAAGACATACAGAGTGATATCATGGTCTTTAGAGACTCAAAAGGGGGAGGCTGGAAGGGAGGATAGGGATAAAAAAGCTACATATTAGGTACAAtttacactactcaggtgatgggtgcactaaaatctcagaattcaccactatataacTCATCCACGTGACAAAAAAACACTTGTACCCAAAAAGCTGttgaagtaaaaattataaataaatatttctttttgagaaactgGAATTGTTAGActctttctttggcctctcagcTCCCTCAGCCTTTAGGGATAGTCTTGCATGTACCTTTTCACTGCagaacatcaatttaaaaaaataacaaaataaaaaaatacttaaacacTGGTTTAAAGGAGAGTGACAATGCGGTCTCCTAGAGGAGACGCAAATTCCCAACACAAGTCCTCTATCTAACTCCAAGATAGTTAGTTAGGGACTAACTCTGTCTTCAGCACTGTTTCCTCTCATGATTTGCACTTTCCCACTATTTTTGGCACCTGAGGATTCTTTTGTAACTCTCTTGACAGCTGGaccatacattttaaaagtatttctgaaGGCTTCTTTTTCAGTATCTTTATGTTTTCCTGACTGGAAGGATTTTTCCAGACATCtggtttttcatatatttttatacagatttttttaatttataaaaataattttaacttctattttagattaaggggtacaggtgcaggtttgttagtaGGTTATATTCcttgatgctgaggtttggggtataattgaacccatcacccaggtagtgagcatggtactcaataggtagtttgACAGTCCTTGCCCCCTGACCCCCGCCATCCCTCCCTTTCCActtagtccccagtgtctattgttcccatttttacGTCTGTGTgtcccagtgtttagctcccgcttataagtaaGAGCATGTGatagttggttttctgtttctgcgttaacTTGCTTAGCATAACGGTTTGCCATAGTTTTGAAGGCAAAAGTTGTTTGTTTCACTAGCTTTgttcaatctttcttttttttttttttagtaaaggtATTCAAAATTGTATGTTTTCTGCCCAAATATCAACTTATATGTATTCCACAAATGTTGGCACATGGTTCTTGTATTGTATTCAAttcaaagaatttcaaaatattctttacaCTTTCCTTTTAATGCAAGATATATTTAACaataatgagatttttaaaggTAACTTttgtat
This genomic window contains:
- the TAS2R10 gene encoding taste receptor type 2 member 10, with product MLSVVEGIFIFVVITESVFGVLGNGFIGLVNCIDCAKNKLSTIGFILTGLAISRIFLIWIIITDGFIKIFSPDIYASGNLIEYISYFWVISNQSSMWFATSLGIFYFLKIANFSNYIFLWLKSRTNMVLPFMIVFLLISLLLNFAHIAKILNDHKMKNDTVWHLNLYKSEYFIKQVLLNLGVIFFFTLSLITCVLLIISLWRHNRQMQSNVTGLRDSNTEAHVKAMKVLVAFIILFILYFIGMAIEISYFTVPENKLLLMFGMTTTAIYPWGHSFILILGNSKLKQASLRVLQQLKCCEKRKNLRVT